A stretch of the Bdellovibrio sp. 22V genome encodes the following:
- a CDS encoding ABC transporter ATP-binding protein → MLVQIKKILGEVKVYKKLIAIVAVAGVIHAAAYAQLGYMIKPLFDNLAGANFDQVLHLVPFALGLSVVAGIARYFHIYLMNYVAECVVQGMRQKLQQKFMRLNLTFHNSFTTGSGGLISRILNDINVIQDGLRMVADIFLHPLLFIFLLKNLLLIDWKLTLATLLAVPVIGVFLKNISRSLRKYVPIGQQVLERMTSTIKESLDGVRIIQSFNLEKVMADKLRDESKEYLAARKLVHARTEAMGPVTEFVAASIMMSVLLYTTYEVSQGRATPGTFVGFVTSLLMINQPIKKFQESYVRMQQVVVASERVFAIIEADQEVPESTVNKSFPKDWQKLVYKDVRFGYGKEMILKGINLEIKRGEVIALVGASGSGKSTIVNLLERFFDASSGEILIDNTNILDINLKDLRRNIALVTQDVFLFSDTIEKNIQAGNFDRSTEDIPKMAKLANAHDFIMKTPQGYQTRVGDRGNLLSGGEKQRISIARAMFKDAPILILDEATSALDTASEIEVQKGLDHLMEGRTALVIAHRLSTIQKADKIVVLKDGEIIEIGTHQGLLSQQGEYFRFHSLQHS, encoded by the coding sequence ATGTTAGTGCAAATTAAGAAGATTCTCGGCGAAGTTAAAGTTTACAAAAAGCTGATTGCCATCGTCGCCGTAGCGGGAGTTATTCACGCGGCCGCGTATGCTCAACTGGGTTACATGATTAAGCCACTTTTTGATAATTTGGCCGGCGCTAATTTCGATCAAGTATTACACCTCGTTCCTTTTGCCTTAGGTCTGTCGGTCGTTGCAGGTATAGCTCGTTACTTTCATATTTACCTGATGAACTACGTTGCCGAGTGTGTCGTTCAAGGAATGCGCCAAAAGTTGCAACAGAAGTTTATGCGTTTGAACCTGACCTTCCATAATAGTTTCACGACAGGTTCGGGCGGTCTTATCAGCCGTATTCTCAATGACATCAACGTGATTCAAGACGGTTTAAGAATGGTTGCGGATATTTTCCTGCACCCCTTGCTCTTTATCTTTTTGCTTAAAAATCTTCTTTTGATTGACTGGAAACTAACGCTTGCAACTTTGCTGGCGGTTCCTGTCATCGGCGTTTTTCTTAAAAACATTTCTCGCAGTCTGCGTAAATACGTTCCTATCGGGCAGCAAGTGCTGGAAAGAATGACCTCCACGATTAAAGAAAGTCTGGATGGCGTGCGTATCATTCAGTCGTTCAATCTTGAAAAAGTCATGGCTGATAAACTTAGAGACGAGTCGAAAGAATATTTGGCGGCGAGAAAACTTGTTCACGCACGCACAGAAGCCATGGGACCTGTGACTGAGTTTGTGGCGGCCTCCATTATGATGTCAGTTCTTCTTTATACGACGTATGAAGTTTCGCAAGGGCGCGCAACTCCGGGAACGTTCGTTGGATTCGTGACGTCCCTTCTTATGATCAACCAGCCTATTAAAAAGTTCCAAGAGTCTTACGTGCGTATGCAACAAGTTGTCGTTGCCTCAGAGCGCGTGTTCGCCATCATTGAAGCGGACCAGGAAGTTCCTGAAAGTACCGTGAATAAGTCTTTCCCTAAAGATTGGCAGAAGCTTGTTTATAAAGACGTGCGCTTCGGCTATGGCAAAGAAATGATTCTTAAAGGGATCAATTTGGAGATTAAGCGCGGCGAAGTGATCGCCTTAGTCGGAGCCAGTGGAAGCGGCAAGTCCACGATCGTAAATCTTCTTGAAAGATTTTTTGATGCTTCCAGCGGCGAAATTCTAATCGACAATACAAATATCCTCGATATCAATTTGAAAGATCTTCGTCGTAATATCGCGCTTGTTACACAAGACGTTTTCTTATTCAGTGATACGATTGAAAAGAACATCCAAGCCGGAAATTTCGATCGCAGCACCGAAGACATTCCGAAAATGGCGAAGCTTGCAAATGCACATGACTTCATTATGAAGACTCCGCAAGGATACCAAACTCGCGTCGGCGACCGCGGAAATCTTCTTTCTGGTGGCGAAAAGCAACGTATCAGTATTGCTCGCGCCATGTTCAAAGATGCTCCTATCTTGATTCTAGATGAGGCGACAAGCGCCCTGGACACGGCGAGTGAGATTGAAGTACAAAAGGGTCTTGATCATTTGATGGAAGGCCGTACGGCTCTCGTTATCGCGCACCGACTTTCTACTATCCAAAAGGCTGACAAGATCGTTGTCCTTAAAGATGGTGAGATTATCGAGATCGGAACTCACCAGGGATTGCTGTCTCAGCAAGGTGAATACTTCCGTTTCCACAGCCTGCAACACAGTTAG
- a CDS encoding sigma 54-interacting transcriptional regulator, translated as MINWDEFEHIHVINKLKQILSAWWNIDVVFTDERGALKGYDSDKVTFNNPAISALVKKEAGQASIAELVSKSLDDLRTSQNRFSLRKWDIVGFDVGVFPIMIENDCVGTVVAMGFFREANFTARMSEIRERLAAFGMSGEVIEKCLGKLKFLDDQERAHFGELCELVAQEIVTLHLEISSREDRIKELNKELGNRFKYDNMIGKSKPMQSLYALLDKIKGADSTVLVQGENGTGKELIAKSIHYNSNRKDKPFIIQNCSAFNDNLLESELFGHVKGSFTGALKDKKGLFEMADKGTFFLDEIGDTSPQMQVKLLRVLQEGTFMPVGATESRKVDVRIVAATNRNLKEMVEQGTFREDLYYRLNVINIRVPPLRERKEDIPFLVDFFLSKIHDQQGGPKRQITKRALEKLYDYPWPGNVRELQNEIERLCVLSGDETKLMAELLSPKVLEAGEKNKVQGSRLQGKLKDALEDLEREMIREGLRRTGWNKSKLAKELGISRAGLIMKVEKYGLDKRKLAR; from the coding sequence ATGATTAATTGGGATGAGTTTGAACATATACATGTGATCAACAAGCTCAAACAAATTCTCAGCGCGTGGTGGAACATTGACGTGGTTTTCACGGATGAGCGTGGCGCCCTTAAAGGGTATGACTCTGATAAAGTCACTTTCAACAATCCAGCTATCAGTGCTCTTGTAAAAAAAGAAGCAGGCCAAGCTAGCATTGCAGAGTTAGTTTCTAAATCTTTGGATGATCTTCGCACTTCGCAAAATCGCTTTAGCCTACGCAAGTGGGACATTGTTGGTTTCGACGTTGGTGTTTTCCCAATCATGATTGAAAATGATTGCGTGGGGACTGTTGTTGCGATGGGCTTCTTCCGAGAAGCGAACTTCACAGCTCGTATGAGTGAAATCCGTGAGCGCTTGGCTGCTTTCGGCATGTCTGGTGAAGTGATTGAGAAATGTTTGGGCAAGTTGAAATTCTTGGACGATCAAGAGCGCGCTCACTTCGGCGAGCTTTGCGAACTTGTGGCTCAAGAGATTGTAACTCTTCACTTGGAAATTTCTTCTCGTGAAGACCGCATCAAAGAATTGAACAAAGAATTGGGCAACCGTTTCAAGTATGACAACATGATCGGTAAATCTAAACCAATGCAGTCTTTGTATGCTCTTCTTGATAAGATCAAAGGTGCGGACTCTACTGTGCTGGTGCAAGGTGAAAACGGTACTGGTAAAGAGTTGATTGCAAAATCAATCCACTACAATTCCAACCGTAAAGACAAACCTTTCATTATCCAAAACTGTTCTGCATTCAATGACAACCTCTTGGAATCTGAACTTTTCGGTCACGTGAAGGGCTCGTTCACAGGCGCTCTAAAAGATAAAAAAGGTCTTTTCGAGATGGCTGATAAAGGAACTTTCTTCCTTGACGAGATCGGTGATACATCTCCGCAAATGCAAGTTAAACTTCTTCGCGTATTGCAAGAAGGTACTTTCATGCCAGTAGGTGCGACAGAGTCTAGAAAAGTTGACGTGCGCATCGTAGCAGCGACAAACCGCAACTTGAAAGAGATGGTAGAGCAAGGAACATTCCGTGAAGACTTGTACTATCGCTTGAATGTTATCAACATCCGCGTTCCGCCTCTTCGTGAAAGAAAAGAAGACATTCCATTCCTTGTGGATTTCTTCTTGAGCAAAATCCACGATCAGCAAGGCGGTCCAAAACGTCAAATCACGAAACGTGCATTGGAAAAGTTGTATGACTATCCATGGCCAGGTAACGTGCGTGAATTGCAAAATGAAATCGAAAGACTTTGTGTTCTTTCCGGCGACGAAACAAAATTGATGGCGGAACTTCTTTCTCCAAAAGTTTTGGAAGCTGGCGAAAAGAACAAAGTTCAAGGTTCCCGTTTGCAAGGTAAGTTGAAAGATGCGTTGGAAGATCTTGAGCGCGAAATGATCCGTGAAGGTCTTCGCCGCACAGGTTGGAATAAATCCAAACTTGCAAAAGAATTGGGTATCAGCCGCGCAGGTCTTATCATGAAGGTCGAAAAATACGGCCTCGATAAACGTAAACTCGCTCGCTAA
- a CDS encoding phosphotransferase encodes MRIFLMVTHDEYLNPFLTRSLQSSAYKVFSLAGDASNRRYYRVVLDHNSWVLMRWEPFQPENYPFLSVLNHFAKNGVHVPQVIAMSPQEGLVLLEDLGDLTLERKFWENQNQEASLEFYQMAVDEIVKIHHPATLDKSECTAFKMKFDTEKFLWEMNYGKDNLLSGILKFHFSDSLNKEMADIFTSICSRLDAEPKRIAHRDYHSRNLMIKLDQMSVIDFQDARLGPIQYDLVSLMRDSYVDMNDSMAKTLLDYYLDKSKEYLPKDFSREHFDHIYELQSIQRCFKACGSFASFFHQREDRRYLKYLSGTLRRVMKAINEFPEYKTFADVLIDSGALERKYESL; translated from the coding sequence GTGAGAATTTTTCTTATGGTCACTCATGATGAATATCTAAATCCGTTTTTAACTCGTTCTCTTCAATCCAGCGCGTACAAGGTTTTCTCCCTTGCCGGCGATGCTTCTAACCGCCGCTACTATCGCGTCGTCCTTGATCACAATTCTTGGGTCCTTATGCGTTGGGAGCCTTTCCAGCCAGAGAACTATCCCTTCCTGAGTGTCCTTAATCATTTCGCAAAAAACGGCGTTCATGTGCCGCAAGTAATTGCTATGTCTCCGCAAGAAGGCCTTGTGCTTTTGGAAGACCTCGGTGACCTGACACTAGAAAGAAAATTCTGGGAGAACCAAAATCAAGAAGCGTCCTTGGAGTTTTATCAAATGGCCGTGGATGAAATCGTAAAGATTCATCATCCAGCGACTTTGGATAAATCCGAGTGCACAGCTTTTAAGATGAAGTTTGATACTGAAAAGTTCTTGTGGGAAATGAATTACGGAAAAGACAATTTGCTTTCCGGAATTCTTAAGTTTCATTTCAGCGACTCTTTGAACAAAGAGATGGCGGATATTTTCACAAGCATTTGCTCTCGCTTGGATGCGGAACCAAAACGTATTGCTCATCGTGACTATCACTCACGCAATCTTATGATCAAACTTGATCAAATGAGTGTGATTGATTTCCAAGATGCTCGCCTGGGTCCTATTCAGTATGACCTTGTGAGCTTGATGCGCGACTCTTACGTCGACATGAACGACTCTATGGCAAAAACTCTTTTGGATTATTATTTGGATAAATCCAAAGAATATTTGCCAAAAGATTTTTCGCGTGAACACTTCGATCATATTTACGAACTGCAGTCCATTCAACGGTGCTTTAAAGCCTGCGGAAGTTTTGCTAGCTTCTTCCACCAACGCGAAGACCGTCGTTACTTGAAATATCTGTCGGGAACTCTGCGTCGTGTGATGAAGGCGATCAATGAGTTTCCCGAATACAAAACATTTGCCGATGTTCTTATTGATTCGGGTGCTTTGGAAAGAAAGTACGAATCCCTATGA
- a CDS encoding sugar phosphate nucleotidyltransferase gives MNVMLLAAGEGTRLRPYTTVLPKPAIPFLTVPLAAHSLGFLRGNKINKLVVNTYHLPRKIHELFHRLPHKAESLHFSNETDQILGSGGGLNKAREHFIGGGDFILMNADEIILPRDSSILQKAIQHHKQSGALSTIMVMDHPGVGTQFGGVWTDERNQVLGFGKNAFPNAFKAWHFIGVQILSERIFDYLPKEGESNILYDAVTAAIQKGELVQAYPFDCSWFETGNPQDFLEASKKCFTYLNSPQNSFQKDALLATLQDFAPKSIKISSEFGGQRVISENARIDISAQISGLFCAGPGSSVASDCQLENVIVGDGVQVPAGTKAANTLLL, from the coding sequence ATGAATGTGATGCTTCTCGCGGCGGGAGAAGGAACTCGCCTTCGCCCTTATACAACTGTGTTGCCTAAACCGGCGATCCCGTTTTTAACGGTGCCTTTAGCGGCGCACAGTCTTGGATTTCTGCGCGGGAACAAAATCAATAAGCTTGTGGTGAACACTTATCATTTGCCAAGAAAAATCCATGAGCTTTTCCACAGACTTCCCCACAAGGCGGAAAGTCTGCACTTTTCAAACGAGACCGATCAAATCTTGGGAAGTGGCGGAGGACTCAATAAAGCCCGTGAGCACTTCATCGGTGGCGGCGATTTTATTTTGATGAATGCGGATGAGATTATTCTTCCTCGCGACTCCTCGATCTTGCAAAAAGCCATTCAACATCACAAGCAATCCGGTGCCCTTTCTACTATTATGGTTATGGACCATCCCGGCGTGGGCACTCAGTTTGGTGGCGTGTGGACTGACGAAAGAAACCAGGTTCTTGGATTTGGAAAAAATGCTTTTCCAAACGCATTTAAAGCTTGGCATTTTATCGGTGTGCAGATTCTTTCGGAAAGAATTTTTGACTATCTCCCGAAAGAGGGCGAATCGAACATACTTTACGACGCCGTGACAGCGGCCATTCAAAAAGGCGAACTTGTTCAAGCATATCCTTTTGATTGCAGCTGGTTTGAAACAGGAAATCCTCAGGATTTTCTGGAAGCGTCCAAGAAATGTTTTACTTATTTAAACTCTCCACAAAACTCTTTTCAGAAGGATGCTTTGCTGGCAACTCTTCAGGATTTTGCTCCGAAAAGTATCAAGATTTCATCAGAGTTCGGTGGGCAACGAGTGATCTCGGAAAATGCTCGGATTGATATCTCTGCACAAATCTCGGGTTTATTCTGCGCAGGTCCCGGCAGTTCCGTAGCATCAGATTGTCAGTTGGAAAACGTGATCGTTGGTGATGGCGTTCAAGTTCCTGCTGGAACTAAAGCCGCCAACACCCTTTTGCTTTAG